One Actinomyces respiraculi DNA window includes the following coding sequences:
- a CDS encoding DUF1648 domain-containing protein, protein MSHTTGTRPTPVPTVRVRWAWHWGASLILLATAAVLLTVYEGLPDPYPMHHSLTGVADGFASKGHVVVFLPTVIGAVLVGALAATNTVLARSLRTRSERPVGRYDHLDLTGKSTPESVAALGPVNLLLAVILSGVSLLPVIGPLAGTGMIWGGIALLIAVIAVQSVRARRQQHS, encoded by the coding sequence ATGAGCCACACCACCGGCACGCGCCCCACCCCCGTCCCTACGGTCCGGGTGCGCTGGGCCTGGCACTGGGGCGCCAGCCTCATACTGCTCGCCACGGCGGCAGTGCTACTGACCGTCTACGAGGGTCTGCCGGACCCCTACCCCATGCACCATTCGCTGACGGGCGTGGCGGACGGCTTCGCGTCCAAGGGCCACGTCGTCGTGTTCCTGCCGACCGTCATCGGCGCCGTCCTGGTGGGGGCCCTCGCCGCCACGAACACCGTCCTGGCCCGCTCACTGCGCACGCGGTCCGAGCGGCCTGTCGGCCGCTACGACCACCTCGACTTGACGGGGAAGAGCACCCCGGAGTCGGTCGCGGCGCTGGGGCCCGTCAACCTGCTGCTCGCCGTGATCTTGTCAGGGGTGTCCCTCCTGCCCGTCATCGGGCCGCTGGCGGGCACCGGCATGATCTGGGGCGGTATCGCACTCCTTATCGCGGTCATCGCCGTCCAGTCGGTGCGTGCCAGGCGCCAGCAGCACAGTTAA
- a CDS encoding YesL family protein produces the protein MRSFAIGYERVCRVILIVFVINCAMVVHTCMGAVAAGFFPAVGAAFATYRTWMLDEDFSWTVRRTWCTFHAAWKQDVAAANRFGWAQAAVGALLAWDYYLANWNLLGGVVGVGVSGLLLVVNVGYLVWALVSWAVRAHVDAPLGTLLRLSAVTVVGRPRCTVSLVALLAVVVWVWTRWPGVLVALGASMTVGVVAAAVYSFAALPGMQVRSLRYTASRLG, from the coding sequence ATGCGTTCCTTCGCCATCGGGTACGAGCGGGTGTGCCGGGTCATCCTCATCGTCTTCGTCATCAACTGCGCCATGGTCGTCCACACGTGTATGGGCGCGGTGGCGGCGGGCTTCTTCCCGGCGGTGGGTGCCGCCTTCGCCACCTACCGGACCTGGATGCTTGACGAGGACTTCTCCTGGACCGTCCGCCGTACCTGGTGCACCTTCCACGCCGCCTGGAAACAGGACGTCGCGGCGGCCAACCGCTTCGGCTGGGCTCAGGCGGCCGTCGGGGCGCTCCTGGCCTGGGACTACTACCTGGCCAACTGGAACCTGCTGGGCGGCGTCGTCGGGGTGGGTGTGTCCGGATTGCTGCTCGTGGTCAACGTGGGCTACCTGGTCTGGGCGCTCGTGTCCTGGGCGGTGCGAGCTCACGTGGACGCGCCGCTTGGAACGCTGCTGCGGCTCAGCGCCGTCACCGTGGTGGGGCGCCCGCGCTGCACAGTGAGTCTCGTGGCGCTGCTGGCAGTCGTGGTGTGGGTATGGACGCGTTGGCCGGGCGTGCTCGTGGCCCTCGGGGCGTCCATGACGGTCGGCGTGGTGGCGGCTGCGGTGTACTCCTTCGCCGCCCTGCCGGGGATGCAGGTGCGGTCCCTGCGATACACCGCCTCCCGCCTTGGCTGA
- a CDS encoding carbohydrate ABC transporter permease produces the protein MTHTTSSSSPAGTIPDSPANRPAPKITLPGCAKRTRRGFSKTPADRLIDVVLALIVVAIVLAVIYPVWFIVIASFSDPTLVSTGKVTLLPRGITFAGYAHILADSRIWTGYRNTLIYSFVGTAVNLVVTLPAAFAMSRREFRPRRIIMFFFAFTMFFSGGLIPSYLLMRQLGLLNSMWVFILPGAFSVFNMIIARSFFENSIPEELRDASQVDGLSYFGFFFRIVLPLSGAIIAVIGLYYFVGHWNDYFTGLIYIHNQELQPLQNVLQMILLANQTQAGAASMSALQSQNFADQIKFGVIIVSTVPLLIIYPFLQKYFNKGVMIGAVKG, from the coding sequence ATGACTCATACGACCAGCTCGAGCAGCCCTGCCGGGACCATCCCGGACAGCCCCGCGAACCGGCCGGCACCGAAGATCACTCTTCCGGGATGCGCGAAGCGGACACGTCGCGGGTTCTCCAAGACACCCGCGGACCGGCTCATCGACGTCGTCCTCGCCCTCATCGTCGTCGCCATCGTCCTGGCGGTCATCTACCCGGTGTGGTTCATTGTCATCGCCTCCTTCTCCGACCCGACCCTCGTGTCAACGGGCAAGGTGACGCTGCTGCCGCGTGGCATCACCTTCGCGGGGTATGCACATATTCTCGCCGACTCCCGGATCTGGACCGGCTACCGAAATACGCTGATCTACTCCTTCGTGGGGACGGCGGTGAACCTGGTGGTGACGCTGCCCGCGGCCTTTGCCATGTCGCGCCGCGAGTTCCGGCCACGGCGAATCATCATGTTCTTCTTCGCCTTCACCATGTTCTTCTCCGGCGGGCTCATCCCCAGCTATCTGCTCATGCGCCAGCTGGGGCTCCTGAACTCGATGTGGGTGTTCATCCTGCCGGGCGCCTTCAGCGTGTTCAACATGATCATCGCCCGTTCCTTCTTTGAGAACTCCATCCCGGAGGAGCTGCGTGACGCCTCGCAGGTGGATGGCCTGTCCTACTTCGGGTTCTTCTTCCGCATCGTGCTGCCGCTGTCGGGCGCGATCATCGCGGTGATCGGCCTGTACTACTTCGTGGGCCACTGGAACGACTACTTCACGGGCCTGATCTACATCCACAACCAGGAGCTCCAGCCCCTGCAGAACGTGCTGCAGATGATTCTGCTGGCCAACCAGACCCAGGCCGGGGCCGCAAGCATGAGCGCCTTGCAGTCGCAGAACTTCGCGGATCAGATCAAGTTCGGCGTCATCATCGTCTCCACGGTGCCGCTGCTCATCATCTACCCGTTCTTGCAGAAGTACTTCAACAAGGGCGTCATGATCGGGGCGGTCAAGGGCTGA
- a CDS encoding ABC transporter permease translates to MTDIDGPAASVPARRRESLPTRVRAHLSRYWQLWVMVSPAIVFVALFSYVPMYGVQLAFREYDITKGLTGGEFIGLEYFRQFFRDPMFTRILTNTLRISLWTLVMGFIAPIILALLINQIGSKRAKSMVQTITYMPHFISTVVMVAMINIFLAPGTGMVGRLFGGTNLMGEASAFTGVYWVTEVWQHAGWNCIIYLAALSSVDLSLYEAAKLDGAGRLQLTRYVDLPAIMPTAGILLILNMGSVLGVGFEKVWLMQNALNITSSEVISTYTYRIGILGSQFSYSTAIGLFNSVVNFIFLVAANAVARRTSNTSLF, encoded by the coding sequence ATGACTGACATTGACGGCCCCGCCGCTTCAGTGCCTGCGCGGCGGCGCGAGAGCCTGCCGACGCGCGTGCGCGCCCACCTGTCGCGCTACTGGCAGCTGTGGGTCATGGTGTCGCCGGCGATCGTGTTCGTGGCGCTGTTCAGCTATGTGCCCATGTACGGCGTGCAGCTGGCCTTCAGGGAGTACGACATCACCAAGGGGCTCACCGGCGGGGAGTTCATCGGCCTGGAGTACTTCCGGCAGTTCTTCCGCGACCCGATGTTCACCCGGATCCTCACCAACACGCTGCGCATCAGCCTGTGGACCCTGGTCATGGGATTCATCGCCCCGATCATCCTGGCGCTGCTCATCAACCAGATCGGTTCCAAGCGCGCCAAGAGCATGGTGCAGACCATTACCTACATGCCCCACTTCATTTCCACAGTGGTCATGGTCGCGATGATCAACATCTTCCTCGCTCCCGGAACCGGCATGGTGGGCCGTCTGTTCGGCGGCACCAACCTCATGGGGGAGGCCTCCGCCTTCACCGGCGTGTACTGGGTGACTGAGGTGTGGCAGCACGCCGGCTGGAACTGCATCATCTACCTGGCGGCCCTGTCCTCCGTCGACCTGTCTCTGTACGAGGCGGCCAAGCTCGACGGCGCCGGGCGGTTGCAGCTCACTCGCTACGTGGACCTGCCGGCCATTATGCCGACGGCGGGCATCCTGCTCATTCTCAATATGGGATCGGTGCTGGGAGTTGGATTCGAGAAGGTGTGGCTGATGCAGAACGCGCTGAATATCACCTCCTCTGAGGTGATCTCCACCTATACCTACCGGATCGGAATCCTGGGGAGCCAGTTCTCCTACTCCACGGCCATCGGCCTGTTCAACAGCGTCGTCAATTTCATCTTCCTTGTCGCGGCCAACGCGGTGGCCCGGCGTACCAGCAACACGAGCCTGTTCTAG
- a CDS encoding alpha-glucosidase, whose amino-acid sequence MTATDRDALPPGHSNGAQSHPWWANAVVYQVYPRSFQDSNADGFGDLVGIISRLPYLAELGVDVLWLSPVFVSPQEDNGYDIADYQAIDPMFGTLADMDALIVATHELGIKIVLDLVANHTSDEHAWFQASRTSEAEYADFYWWAPARPGTVPGTPGAEPNDWGSLFGGPAWTYDEQRGQYYLHLFSPKQPDLNWENPRVREAIFAMMNWWMNRGVDGFRMDVITLISKRVDDLGRLPGTAGSDVPTLQAGPDGFSSAVPFSADGPRLDEYLAQMRREVFDGRDGALTIGEALGVSSPRAAEITDPQRGELDMLFLFDHTGIDQGGPAGKFSVRPWKVSDLRGVFERYERDTAEHGWPSLYFCNHDQPRVVSRWGNDSTPALRVRSAKALALLLHLHRGTPFIYQGEELGMTNAGYTSLVQYRDLESVNLYAQLVHHAGTVSHEEMMQGLAAMGRDNARTPMQWDDSAYAGFTSTRGNGPWIDVNDNYVELNAQAQRTDPDSVFSFYRQLIHLRHSEPVVAIGDWQAVDTDTEVYAFTRRLGAQALLVVVNLSGEAVALPPTSSELIGEPDPSRILIANDSDDDVVAALAAGRLEPWSAVAYQIAQEAQA is encoded by the coding sequence ATGACCGCAACCGATCGCGACGCGCTTCCGCCGGGACACTCCAACGGTGCCCAGAGTCACCCCTGGTGGGCCAACGCCGTCGTCTACCAGGTGTATCCGCGCTCCTTCCAGGACTCCAACGCCGACGGCTTCGGAGACCTGGTGGGGATCATCTCCAGGCTGCCGTACCTGGCCGAGCTGGGCGTGGATGTGCTGTGGCTCAGCCCGGTGTTCGTCTCTCCGCAGGAGGACAACGGCTACGACATTGCCGACTACCAGGCCATTGACCCGATGTTCGGCACGCTGGCCGATATGGACGCCCTCATCGTGGCCACGCACGAGCTGGGCATCAAGATCGTCCTGGACCTCGTGGCCAACCACACCTCCGACGAGCACGCCTGGTTCCAGGCCTCGCGCACCTCCGAGGCCGAGTACGCAGACTTCTACTGGTGGGCACCTGCCCGCCCGGGGACGGTCCCGGGCACCCCGGGAGCCGAGCCGAACGACTGGGGCTCCCTGTTCGGCGGGCCCGCCTGGACCTACGACGAGCAGCGCGGGCAGTACTACCTCCACCTGTTCTCGCCCAAGCAGCCGGACCTGAACTGGGAGAACCCGCGGGTGCGCGAGGCCATCTTCGCCATGATGAACTGGTGGATGAACCGCGGCGTGGACGGCTTCCGCATGGACGTCATCACGCTCATCTCCAAGCGCGTCGACGACCTCGGCCGCCTGCCCGGTACCGCGGGCTCGGATGTGCCCACCCTTCAGGCGGGGCCGGACGGGTTCTCCTCCGCCGTCCCCTTCAGCGCCGACGGCCCGCGCCTGGACGAGTACCTGGCCCAGATGCGCCGCGAGGTGTTCGACGGCAGGGACGGGGCCCTCACCATCGGCGAGGCCCTGGGCGTCAGCTCCCCGCGCGCCGCCGAGATCACCGACCCGCAGCGCGGCGAGCTGGACATGCTGTTCCTCTTCGACCACACCGGCATTGACCAGGGCGGCCCTGCAGGCAAGTTCAGCGTCCGGCCCTGGAAGGTCTCCGACCTGCGCGGCGTCTTCGAGCGTTACGAGCGGGACACCGCCGAGCACGGCTGGCCCTCCCTGTACTTCTGCAACCACGACCAGCCGCGCGTGGTCTCCCGCTGGGGGAACGACTCCACCCCGGCCCTGCGCGTGCGATCCGCCAAGGCGCTGGCGCTGCTGCTCCACCTGCACCGGGGGACCCCGTTCATCTACCAGGGGGAGGAGCTGGGCATGACCAACGCCGGCTACACCAGCCTGGTGCAGTACCGCGACCTGGAGTCCGTCAACCTCTACGCCCAGCTGGTTCACCATGCCGGCACTGTCAGCCACGAGGAGATGATGCAGGGCCTGGCCGCCATGGGCCGCGACAACGCCCGCACCCCCATGCAGTGGGATGACTCCGCCTACGCCGGGTTCACCTCCACTCGGGGCAATGGCCCCTGGATCGACGTCAACGACAACTATGTCGAGCTCAACGCCCAGGCGCAGCGCACCGACCCGGACTCGGTCTTCTCCTTCTACCGCCAGCTCATCCACCTGCGCCACAGCGAGCCGGTGGTGGCGATCGGCGACTGGCAGGCCGTGGACACCGACACGGAGGTCTACGCCTTCACCCGCCGTCTGGGTGCGCAGGCACTGCTCGTCGTCGTCAACCTCTCTGGCGAGGCGGTGGCGCTGCCGCCCACCAGCTCGGAACTCATCGGAGAGCCGGACCCGTCCCGCATCCTCATCGCCAACGACTCCGACGACGACGTCGTCGCGGCGCTGGCAGCAGGTCGGCTCGAGCCCTGGTCGGCCGTCGCCTACCAGATCGCACAGGAGGCGCAGGCGTGA
- a CDS encoding glucodextranase DOMON-like domain-containing protein produces the protein MLDQFIPSAALRAGIALLACATVLTGCQRPAPGPADPTLQAPTVSTTAASSAAPTPGADSQAGPVRTWTHDNAVKNADSAIAEDQVRQSPFYTVRVAPADSPENMSESFTYLSIPRNGEGKHGYTSEDGADFASNAGATMSWSTFEQSADAVVEVSLNTGATISSLDEVTIRPASLRLHTTLVDENTIRIEVPASEAGVRISVEFAPELMTVYANASTGLATQADGNVPIETEPRNALLIFAQPPAPAGTVPTAADGSLEYVEPGQVTDLDSTTAEILYFGPGTYWMGSNYRALLPENVRWVYLAPGAFVKGAFRFADPADPVGGGQSDYRVTGYGVLSGEQYPYESDTANNYQRKDPKADNCHATCVKMLQFGSSDAEQHLELQGITIKEPPYHSFVVYGNEDTFRMDVSNYQQVGGWYWQTDGIEMYSGSTMSHTFFHANDDVLKLYHSGVNVNDTVVWKNENGPVIQWGWTPRNIDGVNVDSTAVIHNRMYSGGVGYNTCVFNSSTHWQDMGSRTTADPATTVRNMRFTNTTVEGGVNCAMRIYALSDMENIEIDGFHIDSWGGQSPYLQQSVLTLLTNTDGEPVTLGNEVTDRNGLYLHNYTVGGEAILKAGENWASHETGRLNFDAETWDGWNAEADGQPQGPAPALTVVGLTDGATLTSRQVGLTGTTDAARVAITVNGEQQEVPISHGCFNARLRLPDVTNWVRVVAYSETGTVSVRRYMVQAFGDLVGSLEDPRGDDNGPGSYTYPTDSAFSPGGFDLTAMKVYRDGGVVRFVTTLASDVTNPWGANGMSTQRLNLYLRDATATDTEVTALLAGTNTFASGAWDYVVVADGRNEGSTFGPGIYDAAGQRVGDVTLTVTGPYIIASVNAEVLEGLDLARAGYQVSLYSSAEDSESVGNVRPVYSAACFSAQTCEDWVAKYRFGGGRGELTEHSPYDTDLADSNAIDMITGDAAQAEVMDLSQERVVAPYVGLTAPDSQ, from the coding sequence ATGCTTGACCAGTTCATCCCATCCGCCGCCCTCAGGGCCGGTATCGCCCTGCTCGCCTGCGCCACCGTGCTCACCGGCTGCCAACGGCCGGCCCCCGGCCCGGCCGATCCGACGTTGCAGGCCCCCACTGTCTCGACCACCGCCGCGTCGAGCGCGGCCCCCACGCCCGGCGCTGACTCCCAGGCCGGCCCCGTACGCACCTGGACCCACGACAATGCCGTCAAGAACGCCGACTCCGCCATCGCCGAGGACCAGGTGCGCCAGTCGCCCTTCTACACGGTGCGCGTCGCACCCGCCGACTCGCCCGAGAACATGAGCGAGTCCTTCACCTACCTGTCCATTCCCCGCAACGGGGAGGGCAAGCACGGCTACACCTCCGAGGATGGCGCCGACTTCGCCTCCAACGCTGGGGCCACCATGTCCTGGTCCACCTTCGAGCAGTCGGCCGACGCCGTCGTCGAGGTCTCCCTCAACACCGGCGCCACCATCTCCTCCCTCGACGAGGTGACCATCCGCCCGGCCTCGCTGCGCCTGCACACGACCCTGGTGGACGAGAACACCATCCGCATCGAGGTGCCTGCCTCTGAGGCGGGTGTGCGCATATCCGTGGAGTTCGCTCCCGAGCTCATGACGGTCTACGCCAACGCCTCCACGGGACTGGCCACACAGGCTGACGGGAACGTGCCCATCGAGACCGAGCCCCGCAACGCCCTGCTCATCTTCGCCCAACCGCCGGCGCCCGCGGGCACGGTCCCCACCGCCGCCGACGGTTCACTTGAGTACGTCGAGCCGGGCCAGGTCACCGATCTGGACTCCACCACGGCGGAGATCCTGTACTTCGGTCCGGGCACCTACTGGATGGGCTCGAACTACCGGGCCCTGCTGCCCGAGAACGTTCGGTGGGTCTACCTGGCACCCGGCGCCTTCGTCAAGGGCGCCTTCCGCTTCGCGGACCCCGCCGACCCGGTGGGCGGCGGTCAGAGCGACTACCGGGTCACCGGTTACGGCGTGCTGTCGGGCGAGCAGTACCCCTACGAGTCCGATACCGCCAACAACTACCAGCGCAAGGACCCCAAAGCGGATAACTGCCACGCCACCTGCGTCAAGATGCTGCAGTTCGGCTCCTCCGACGCCGAGCAGCACCTCGAGCTGCAGGGCATCACCATCAAGGAGCCGCCGTACCACTCCTTCGTGGTCTACGGCAACGAGGACACCTTCCGCATGGACGTGTCCAACTATCAGCAGGTGGGCGGCTGGTACTGGCAGACCGACGGCATCGAGATGTACTCCGGCTCCACCATGAGCCACACCTTCTTCCACGCCAACGACGACGTCCTCAAGCTCTACCACTCCGGGGTCAACGTCAATGACACCGTCGTGTGGAAGAACGAGAACGGCCCGGTCATCCAGTGGGGCTGGACCCCACGAAACATCGACGGCGTGAACGTGGACTCCACCGCTGTCATCCACAACCGCATGTACTCCGGAGGAGTCGGCTACAACACCTGCGTGTTCAACTCCTCCACCCACTGGCAGGACATGGGCTCAAGGACGACAGCCGATCCGGCCACGACCGTGCGCAACATGCGGTTCACAAACACCACGGTGGAGGGCGGCGTCAACTGCGCCATGCGTATCTACGCCCTGTCCGACATGGAGAACATTGAGATCGACGGCTTCCACATTGACTCCTGGGGCGGGCAGAGCCCCTACCTCCAGCAGAGCGTGCTCACGCTCCTGACCAACACCGACGGCGAGCCGGTCACTCTCGGCAACGAGGTCACCGACCGCAACGGCCTGTACCTGCACAACTACACGGTCGGTGGCGAGGCCATCCTCAAGGCCGGCGAGAACTGGGCCTCCCACGAGACCGGCCGGCTCAACTTCGACGCCGAGACCTGGGACGGGTGGAACGCCGAGGCCGACGGCCAGCCCCAGGGGCCCGCCCCGGCACTGACCGTCGTCGGACTGACCGACGGCGCCACCCTCACCTCACGGCAGGTGGGGCTGACGGGCACCACCGACGCGGCACGCGTGGCCATCACGGTCAACGGCGAGCAGCAGGAGGTGCCCATCTCCCACGGGTGCTTCAACGCCCGGCTGCGCCTGCCCGACGTCACCAACTGGGTGCGGGTGGTCGCCTACTCCGAGACCGGGACAGTGTCGGTGCGGCGCTACATGGTGCAGGCCTTCGGTGACCTCGTCGGATCCCTTGAGGACCCGCGCGGAGACGACAACGGGCCCGGCAGCTACACCTACCCGACCGACTCCGCCTTTTCACCCGGAGGTTTCGACCTGACCGCGATGAAGGTCTACCGCGACGGCGGCGTCGTGCGCTTCGTGACGACGCTCGCCAGCGACGTCACCAACCCGTGGGGCGCCAACGGCATGAGCACCCAGCGGCTCAACCTGTACCTGCGCGACGCCACCGCCACCGACACTGAGGTCACCGCGCTGCTCGCGGGTACCAACACCTTCGCGTCCGGCGCCTGGGACTACGTCGTGGTGGCCGACGGCCGCAATGAGGGCTCCACCTTCGGCCCCGGCATCTACGACGCCGCGGGCCAGCGGGTCGGTGATGTCACCCTGACGGTGACCGGACCGTACATCATCGCCTCCGTGAACGCCGAGGTCCTGGAGGGGCTGGACCTGGCTCGGGCCGGCTACCAGGTGTCCCTGTACTCCTCCGCCGAGGACAGCGAGTCCGTGGGCAACGTCCGGCCCGTCTACTCCGCCGCATGTTTTAGTGCCCAGACATGCGAGGACTGGGTGGCGAAGTACCGCTTCGGCGGCGGCAGGGGAGAGCTCACCGAGCACAGCCCCTACGACACCGACCTCGCCGACTCCAATGCGATCGACATGATCACCGGGGATGCCGCGCAGGCCGAGGTCATGGACCTCAGCCAGGAGCGGGTCGTCGCCCCCTACGTCGGGCTCACGGCGCCCGACTCCCAGTGA
- a CDS encoding extracellular solute-binding protein, whose product MMKTSRRGFLALGTVATATVGLAACGGGGSTTTADGKPIVTVQVVKDSRTAAMADLAWTTSLQEAAGCSIQWLETPSASWDQQKKASLAAGDVADITIGGFGSGDMADFGSLFMDLTPELGSLPNVQAMFDAEPYARVVSTTTDGKILGTPTVARSITARSSNHMFINKQWLDTLGLAVPTTWDELETCLEAFKNGDPTGTGARVIPLDFNAPGTDGFGLFNPNVLLSSRGITVSSGALGMYAQDGVVKNYLTDPAYKELIVYLRRLWEKGLISEEAFTHDWSAYTSTSKGDGDVAKVGVTWMWTPSDIFGSTLGSQYVTIPALQAQAGQSEKTVWTYNGDDLAYQANRAVVSANPSNKEAALAVVNAFYSADMTVQMRYGAFDTCVTRNAENDYTVLEPADSTKNASDWQFTNALADGAPGWIRSEMKLELPPEHTEYREVDAVYHDNYANIDLNRDVLYSNMPQTPEQSRTLAKNATGINQNAMSRFAQWITQGGVENEWDDYVAGLEANNLAESIAVQQEIYDSYKAQMDKLGVDLNSLSE is encoded by the coding sequence ATGATGAAGACGTCTCGACGCGGTTTCCTGGCGCTGGGCACGGTGGCAACCGCCACCGTGGGGCTCGCCGCCTGTGGAGGCGGCGGCAGCACCACCACCGCTGACGGCAAGCCGATCGTCACGGTGCAGGTGGTCAAGGACTCGCGCACCGCCGCGATGGCCGACCTCGCCTGGACCACGTCCCTTCAGGAGGCGGCGGGCTGCTCGATCCAGTGGCTGGAGACGCCGTCGGCATCCTGGGACCAGCAGAAGAAGGCCTCCCTGGCAGCCGGCGACGTCGCCGACATCACCATCGGCGGTTTCGGCTCGGGCGACATGGCGGACTTCGGCAGCCTGTTCATGGACCTCACCCCGGAGCTGGGCTCCCTGCCCAACGTGCAGGCCATGTTCGACGCCGAGCCCTACGCCCGGGTCGTGTCCACCACCACCGACGGCAAGATCCTCGGCACCCCCACCGTGGCCCGCTCCATCACGGCCCGCTCCTCCAACCACATGTTCATCAACAAGCAGTGGCTCGACACGCTCGGCCTGGCGGTCCCCACCACCTGGGACGAGCTTGAGACCTGCCTGGAGGCCTTCAAGAACGGCGACCCCACGGGCACCGGTGCACGAGTCATCCCGCTGGACTTCAACGCCCCGGGAACGGACGGCTTCGGCCTGTTCAACCCCAACGTGCTGCTGTCCTCGCGCGGCATCACCGTCTCCTCCGGGGCGCTGGGCATGTACGCCCAGGACGGCGTCGTCAAGAACTACCTCACCGACCCCGCCTACAAGGAGCTCATCGTCTACCTGCGCCGCCTGTGGGAGAAGGGACTCATCTCTGAGGAGGCCTTCACCCACGACTGGTCCGCCTACACCTCGACCTCCAAGGGCGACGGCGACGTTGCCAAGGTGGGTGTGACCTGGATGTGGACGCCGTCGGACATCTTCGGCTCGACCCTCGGCTCCCAGTACGTCACCATTCCCGCACTCCAGGCCCAGGCCGGTCAGAGTGAGAAGACCGTGTGGACCTACAACGGTGATGACCTCGCCTACCAGGCCAACCGCGCCGTCGTCTCCGCCAACCCGAGCAACAAGGAGGCGGCCCTCGCCGTCGTCAACGCCTTCTACAGCGCGGACATGACCGTCCAGATGCGCTACGGCGCCTTCGACACGTGCGTGACGCGCAACGCGGAGAACGACTACACGGTCCTGGAGCCGGCCGACTCCACCAAGAACGCCTCCGACTGGCAGTTCACCAACGCCCTGGCGGATGGCGCCCCCGGCTGGATCCGCTCGGAGATGAAGCTGGAGCTGCCGCCCGAGCACACCGAGTACCGCGAGGTCGACGCCGTCTACCACGACAACTACGCCAACATCGACCTCAACCGGGACGTGCTGTACTCCAACATGCCTCAGACCCCGGAGCAGTCGCGCACTCTGGCCAAGAACGCCACCGGCATCAACCAGAACGCCATGAGCAGGTTCGCCCAGTGGATCACTCAGGGCGGCGTCGAGAACGAATGGGACGACTACGTGGCCGGCCTCGAGGCGAACAACCTGGCCGAGTCGATCGCTGTGCAGCAGGAGATCTATGACTCCTACAAGGCGCAGATGGACAAACTGGGTGTGGACCTCAACTCGCTGAGCGAGTGA
- a CDS encoding LacI family DNA-binding transcriptional regulator — MAQRVGVSQATVSRALNGKPGVSDKTRRTIMETMRELGMVGESVQLGTPRQVALVAPDLSNPVFAAFVTSISTYLARHNLLPVLCTYTLRGASETSLLGMVLKQQPIGVIFLAGRYDTEFADHSDYAMLYERHLPTVFINATAPGLRGQCVMTDDAAGTRMAMRHLVSQGHTRIGLLLGDRHHYPSLIKYEAARSFAKEAGLDLLDEATVWTTYGFESGRDAALRFGEQGVTALLCASDQLALGAVRALRSLGLDVPGDVSVIGYDDSSWLPYTSPALTTVRQSVDAMSRTAVDALLRCAQDPALLDQRRDLVFEPELVVRESTGICRTWRSDER, encoded by the coding sequence GTGGCCCAACGAGTGGGCGTCAGTCAGGCAACTGTCTCTCGCGCGCTCAACGGCAAGCCGGGTGTATCGGACAAGACGCGCCGAACGATCATGGAGACCATGCGCGAGCTGGGCATGGTGGGTGAGTCGGTGCAGCTCGGCACTCCCCGGCAGGTAGCCCTGGTGGCGCCCGACCTGTCCAATCCGGTCTTCGCCGCCTTTGTCACCTCGATCTCCACCTACCTGGCTCGCCACAACCTGCTGCCGGTGCTGTGCACGTACACCCTGCGCGGTGCGTCGGAGACCTCGCTGCTGGGAATGGTGCTCAAGCAGCAGCCGATCGGCGTGATCTTCCTGGCGGGCCGTTACGACACCGAGTTCGCCGACCACAGCGACTACGCGATGCTGTATGAGCGTCATCTACCCACTGTCTTCATCAACGCCACTGCGCCCGGGCTGCGTGGCCAGTGCGTCATGACCGACGACGCCGCCGGCACCCGTATGGCGATGCGCCACCTTGTGAGTCAAGGGCACACGCGCATCGGTCTGCTCCTGGGCGACCGGCACCACTACCCCAGTCTCATCAAGTACGAGGCGGCACGGAGTTTTGCCAAGGAGGCGGGGCTGGACCTGCTGGACGAGGCCACGGTGTGGACCACCTACGGGTTCGAGTCCGGGCGCGACGCCGCGCTGCGTTTCGGTGAGCAGGGTGTCACGGCGCTGCTGTGCGCCAGCGACCAGCTGGCACTGGGAGCCGTCCGCGCCCTGAGGTCGCTGGGGCTCGATGTGCCCGGTGACGTCTCGGTCATCGGCTACGACGACTCCTCCTGGCTGCCGTACACCTCGCCGGCGCTGACCACCGTGCGTCAGTCCGTCGATGCCATGAGCCGCACGGCGGTGGACGCCCTGCTGCGCTGCGCGCAGGATCCCGCGCTGCTCGACCAGCGGCGGGACCTGGTCTTCGAGCCGGAGCTGGTGGTGCGCGAGTCCACGGGCATCTGCCGCACCTGGCGTTCTGACGAGCGCTGA